The genomic segment TTTGCCTGACGCCGGTCAGGTAGATGAAATTAGCTATGCAATTGTAAGTTTTATCGCGATGGTCCTTTTGGTGAGGCTGAGCAATACTTCACTGGTGTTTTTTGTTGATAGCTATATCAGGCAGAAGCAGAAAGCATCTTTCAGCCCTGAAATGTTTGCAGCTCTATCACCTATCTTGCGTGTGTTTGTCTGGGTGATAGCGCTGTTGATCTACTTTCGACAACAGGGTCTTCAATTGGGCGCAATTTTCGCAGCTTTGGCTGGAGCAGGGATTGGTGTTGGTATTGCCTTTCAGCGCCCGATACAAAATTGGGCCGACTACATAATAGTTCTTTTTGATAAACCCTTTTCTTTTAATCAACTTATTAGAGTTGGTAAAGTTGTTGGCCGAGTTGAGCAGGTTGGCGTGCGTACCACCTCGATTCGAAGCGTAAGTGGACAACTTATTGTTATGAGTAATAGTGATTTACTCGATTCAACTATTGAACATCTTGATGATTTTCCTAGGCGCCGAATAAAGCAGATCATAGGTGTTGAGTACGGAACTTCTCCCGAGCTGCTTGAGTTGGTTCCTGGGTTGATCGAGACTGCTGTGAATTCAGTCTCTGGAGCGGAGTTTGATCGGGCCAACTTTATTTCTTTTGGAGATTTTGCGCTCAAGATTGAATATGTGTTTTATGTGGCCAGCTCGAAAAACTCCGTTGCCTTGGGTCTCAGGCATAGTATAAACATTCAGATATTGCGATGCTTTGGTAAGCATAATATTAGGTTTGCCGTTTTGTCCTGCCCTGATTGTGTAAGGCGATTAAAATCGGAGGCCCGAAATGGTGATTAGAATGAAATTACCTGCCTTTTAATGTGCTGTAATTGTGTTGAATAGCGCCAAAATAATTATTGATTGATTTTTTATAGTTTGGGAAAGCTTTTCGGTTAGTGATCGCTAGATATCATCTAAATATTTGCATAAAAAGCGCCAACTTGAACTGCAATCTTCGTTTTGATTTGGTGGCGGGGGGGAGATTTGAACTCCCGACCTTCGGGTTATGAGCCCGACGAGCTACCAGACTGCTCTACCCCGCGGTGACCCAATCATCATACAACTTGGTGATCGAAGACACCACTCAATTGTGGTCAGGTTCGCAGCTCACCCTCTACATCAAGGTGAACGCCAGGATTGAGGATCAATAGCTGTTCCTCCAGTTCCTTCAGTCCGCTTGGCGTCATCCAGTCGAGCTGACGCAGTAGATGGAGGGCCACAGCCTGCTTGGCTCGTCTAGCGCCGTCTTCAACCTTGATCGCAACGCCAAGCCCTTCACCGGTTCGGCTCAGGCATTGAATGCCTTCTGCACCCCCTTTGCTGATCACCTGGTGATGGGAGCGTCGCATTAATTCTGTATCGAAGCGCCCCTCTCCAGCTACTAGTTCTGGGTGTGCAAGCATCGCCCGGCTGATCTGTTCCAGTTGCGCGTGGGCTGAAGATCCGAGATGGGCATACAACAGAGCCATCTGGTCGAGCTGAAGGCGCAGTGTGGGAGCTCCGCAGTCATCCCGTTCAGCAACCAGTTCATCAGGGGGCAGACCGAGCAGTTCTGCTACGCGTCGCGTGACCTCCTGCTGCAGGGGATGGTCTCCCTGGAGATAGGTCTCGATCGGCCATCCCATTTTTCGGGCGGTGATCAGAAATGCAGCATGCTTACCTGAGCAGTTGTGCTCCAGGGGACTAGTGCGGCCCAAGGGGATCGGGCATTGCAGATGGTCGCTTTCGAGCTCTGCGTTCCACAGCAACCGGAAGGCCTCACGCGCATGCCCAGGGGTGCCCGAATGGGATCCACAGCTGATGGCGATTCCCCGCTCAGCGCAGTTGTAGGTCTCCGATGCACCGCTGCTGATCAGCGGTAGGGCCTGAAAGGGTTTGAGCGCCGAGCGAATAAACGTTTCGAAGTCAGGCTGTCCAGCTTTCATCAGGACCCGGCCGCGGCTGTCGCAGACCACTGCATGCACTCGATGGGTGGACTCGATGGAAGACCCTCGCCGCAGCCGAACCTCGAGAGGTGGGGTACTCAGGGAGCGCGCCGAGCCGCGGTAACCCGATGGGATCGACATGCCCTGATGTTCCTAAGATTCACAGAGCCTGACAGATGCTTGCTCCACCGAGCATCAGACCTGTGACCAGGGCCATGGCTCGCCCGAGTCGGCCAAGGATGGGCCTGACTTCATGCTGAGCAAGCAGTAGATCTCGCTCCCGCCACGACACAGGTTTTTCCCAGACCTGGCCGTCGTACCACCCTGATTCCTCGTATTCCACCTTTTCCGAGAGCAGGCGTTTGTGGACGTAGGTCCAGCCAAGCCACTGACGGACTAACAGCAGCATCGGCATCACAAGGGCTGCAACACCGCCGGCGAGCAGCAAACGCACTGGATCGTGGCGCAAGGTCCAACTACCACTGGCCACCAGCACGGTGATCGGTGAAATCAGCAGCCAGCTGATCAGTAAAGCCCGGTCGAGAGAGACCTGGGCCGTACAGGGCCATGCAAAAAACCAGGATCGGCTGAATTGAGCAAATTCCTCCTGAGGTCTCTGCTCAGGGGGAACAGGGCAGGAGATGCTCGAGGCCATGCCGGGCCGCCTGTTAATCGTCTGTTGTCCTGGAGGTTAGGTAGGGACGACGTTCCCCGTGACTCCAAAATGCTTCAAGGTCGTAGTAACTCCTTTCCCCAGGTTGGAGCACGTGCACGATAAGTTCGCCGTAATCCAGCAATGCCCAGCGACCCTCGTTCACTCCCTCCTTGCGTAGAGGAAGTCTCTGGACCTCATCCTCGATTCGATCCTCGACTGATCGCGCAATAGCCCTGACCTGGACATCGCTCTGACCACCGGCAATCACCATCCAGTCGGCAAGACTCGAGACCTCATCGACTCGGATGAGCTGGATGTCCACCGCCTTACGGTCATCGCAGGCGTCGGCTGCGAGTTCCGCAAGCTGTTCACTATCCATAGACGTTTTCGCTGCTAACGGATTGACGTGAACCTTGCTGCTGCGCCATTTCAGCGCGAGCTTTTCCAGCACTTTTGCGCAAAGCCTCAAGTCGGTCTTCGTAGAAGCTGCGTTTTTTCTTCTTTCTGGTTTTCTCGACGAGGTCCTTCAGAGCGCCGCCCAGACTTTTGTAAGCATTCGGAACGCTGTAGCCAAAACGACAGGCCAGATCGATGGCCCGCTCATCAGCCGAGATCGCATCGCGCAGCCGTTTTTCCGCATTGTTTTTCAGATAGAGGCGGTAGCCCGCGAATCCCGACAGACCTAAGGCCATGAATAACAGCAGGCCGTCTTGAACCCAGAGCTCACCGATGGCTCCGCCGAGACCGATCGCAAGCGCTGCCATCTCCCAGCCATCGCGGGGAATGGTGTCGTTCTGGATCCGGCCTACTTCATGCCAGAACAGCAGATTGCGGTGGTCGAGGGCAAGATTGTCCCAAGCGTCGAGATCAACTTGGATCTCAACTTCATCCCTGCCGATCTCCTCAAGGGTGATCAAGGCCGGCTCAACGGCGGCGGCCGCCTCGACGAACACCCAGCTCTGCATCTCCGGGGGAAGCAACCCTTTCAGACGCTGGAGCTCACTCATGATTGTCGATGGTTCTCCTGACCCCTAACGCTAGCGACTGCTGGGCACCTACTGCTGCACAGACGCAAGTGGACATGGGGCTGCGTGGGAGACTCAAAAGGTTTGGCTGCTGAGAGAACGCCATGCCCCGGCGGAATGACCTTCGTCGCATTCTTTTGCTGGGTTCTGGGCCGATCGTGATCGGCCAGGCTTGTGAGTTTGATTACTCCGGAACTCAGGCGTGCAAAGCACTTCGCGCCGAGGGCTATGAGGTCGTGCTGGTGAATTCCAATCCGGCTTCGATCATGACCGATCCGGATATGGCGGATCGCACCTACGTGGAACCGCTCACCCCTGAAGTGGTCGAAAGGGTGATCGAACAGGAACGACCCGATGCCCTTTTGCCAACGATGGGTGGCCAGACCGCCCTCAATCTGGCAGTCACTCTTGCTGAAAACGGAACACTGGAACGATTCGGGGTCGAGCTGATCGGTGCCGATCTGCAGGCGATCCGAAAAGCGGAGGATCGACTCCTGTTTAAGCAGGCGATGGAGCGCATCGGCGTGAAGGTCTGTCCTTCGGGAATCGCCTCATCGCTGGAGGAGGCGGAGGCTGTGGGCGCTGCCATCGCCACTTATCCGAGAATTATTCGCCCCGCTTTCACTCTGGGCGGAAGTGGAGGTGGCATCGCTTACAACCCTGAAGAATTTGCCTCGATCTGCAAAACCGGTCTAGATGCCAGTCCCGTCTCTCAGATTCTGATCGAACAGTCCCTCCTGGGTTGGAAGGAATTCGAACTTGAGGTGATGCGCGATCTCGCCGACAACGTGGTGATTGTCTGCAGCATTGAAAATCTCGACCCCATGGGGGTTCACACCGGTGATTCGATCACCGTGGCTCCAGCCCAGACCCTCACGGATCGTGAATACCAGCGACTGAGAGATCAGTCCATCGCCATCATTCGCGAGATCGGTGTTGCTACCGGCGGCAGCAATATCCAGTTTGCGATCAACCCCGCTGATGGCGATGTGGTGGTTATCGAGATGAATCCCCGCGTCAGCCGATCGTCGGCTCTGGCCAGCAAGGCCACTGGATTCCCCATTGCCAAAATCGCGGCGCGTCTCGCCGTGGGCTACACCCTTGACGAGATTCTCAACGACATCACCGGCAAGACACCCGCCTGCTTTGAACCAACGATTGATTACGTCGTCACCAAGGTTCCCCGTTTCGCCTTTGAAAAATTCCGGGGCTCGCCTGCGGTGCTCACCACGGCGATGAAATCCGTTGGTGAGGCCATGGCCATCGGGCGTTGTTTCGAGGAGTCGTTCCAGAAGGCTTTGCGATCCCTGGAGACCGGTCTGGCCGGCTGGGGTGGTGATCGCGCTGAGCCCGAGCTCACAGCGGCTGAGCTTGACCGTTCTCTGCGGACACCCTCTCCGGAAAGAATCCTCACTGTGCGCGCCGCCATGGTGGCCGGACGGACAGATGAGCAGATTCACGATCTCAGCCGCATTGACCCGTGGTTCCTGGCCAAGCTGCGTGGTCTGATCAACACTGAATCTGAACTGCTGAACGACAGGCAGTTGTCGGACATCAGCGCTGCGGATTTTCTCAGGCTCAAGCAGCTCGGCTACTCCGATCGTCAGATCGCCTGGTTCACCGGTTCGGATCAGCTAGAGGTGCGCCAAGCGCGACAGGAACTTGGAGTGCGTCCAGTGTTTAAGACCGTGGACACCTGTGCGGCTGAATTCGCTTCAACCACTCCGTATCACTACTCAACCTATGAACGTCCCTTGTCTCGCCTGGATGCAACGGGGACGTTGACGGTTCAGCCTCCTGCGACGGAAGTCTCTGAGGACAACAGGCCGAAACTGATGATCCTGGGCGGTGGTCCCAATCGCATTGGCCAAGGGATCGAATTTGATTACTGCTGTTGCCATGCTTCGTTTTCTGCACAAGATCGGGGCTTCGCCACGGTGATGCTCAACAGCAATCCCGAAACGGTCTCCACCGACTACGACAGCAGTGATCGTCTCTATTTCGAACCGCTCACGTTTGAGGATGTTCTCAATGTGATCGAGGCGGAACGCCCCGAAGGTGTGATTGTTCAGTTCGGCGGCCAAACGCCCCTCAAGCTGGCGATGCCTCTGCTGCGTTGGCTGAACTCGCCGGCAGGTCAGGCCACGGGCACCCGTATCTGGGGAACCTCACCGGAATCGATCGATCGTGCTGAGGACCGTGAGCAGTTCGAAGCGATCCTGCGTGAACTTGACATCCGCCAACCGCGCAACGGCCTCGCTCGAAGCGAGCAGGAGGCACGCGCTGTGGCAGACAACGTGGGTTATCCGGTGGTGGTGCGTCCCTCCTACGTGCTGGGTGGCCGAGCGATGGAGGTCGTTCACGACGAATTGGAGCTCAATCGCTACATGACCGAAGCCGTGCAGGTGGAACCTGATCATCCGGTGCTTATCGATCAATACCTCCAAAACGCCGTTGAGGTGGATGTGGATGCGCTTTGCGACCGTGATGGTGTGGTGGTGATCGGTGGGCTGATGGAGCACATCGAACCCGCTGGGATTCATTCAGGGGATTCCGCCTGCTGTCTGCCATCGGTTTCTCTTGGTGATGAGGCCCTTGCCACCATTCGCTCCTGGACCAAGGCCCTCGCCCTGCGCCTTCAAGTTCAGGGTCTGATCAATCTTCAGTTCGCGGTTCAGCGCACTGCCTCAGGGGAAGAACGGGTTTTCATCATCGAAGCCAATCCGCGCGCCTCGCGGACGGTGCCATTCGTCGCCAAGGCCACCGGTGTGCCATTGGCAAGAATTGCTACACGCCTCATGGCTGGCGAGAGCCTCGCGGATATCGGTCTCAGCCAGGAGCCCTCTGCGCCGCTTCAAGCAGTGAAAGAGGCCGTCCTGCCGTTCCGGCGTTTCCCTGGTGCCGATTCATTGCTGGGACCGGAAATGCGCTCCACCGGAGAGGTCATGGGGTGGGCTCCGCAATTTGGGATGGCTTACGCCAAGGCGGAGCTGGCTGCTGGGGAGGCACTACCCACCAAGGGCAACGTTTTTTTATCGACCCATGACAGAGATAAGCCTGCTCTCGTGCCGGTGGCCAAGCGATTGCTTGAACTGGGATTTGAGCTCACCGCTACTGCTGGAACGGCGGCCACCTTGACTGAGGCTGGCCTTGAAGTTCAGTCAGTGCTCAAGGTTCATGAAGGGCGTCCGAATATTGAGGATCTGATTCGCTCCGGTGCTGTGCAGCTCGTGATCAACACACCGATCGGTCGTCAAGCGGCCCATGACGATCGCTACTTGCGGCGTGCTGCGCTCGATTACTCCGTACCGACCCTTACCACGCTTGCCGGAGCACGGTCTGCTGTGCAAGGGATTGAGGCGCTCCAATCGCAGACGTTTGATATCCATGCCCTTCAGGATGTTCATCGATAGGGTCAGTCCCGGTAAGGTCGCCTGAGCATCAATGTCTTCACGTGACTGTCACCAGCATTCCCAACGTTGCCCCCGGCAGTGACTGCCGGGATGCTTTTCAAGCTGCTTATCAGAACCGCTACACCTGGGAACCAGGTTTTAGCGGATACAAGGGTCGGTGCATCTGGGAGCAAGGCGACCGACGTGTCGAAGGGCGTTTCCAGATCGGTGCGGATCTGAAGGCCAAGGTCGAGGGCATCGATGATGCTGAGGTTGAGAAGGCGATCGCCTCTCAACTCTGGGAAGTCGCCATCCATCGCGTTCGCAGGCCTTTCGAGCAGGTGCACGGTGCCAACACCTTCACTGCTGGTGACAGCACCGATGAAGGCTTGGAAGTGCTGATCGGAGGCAAGGGTGAGGGTGATCGCTATCGCATCAAAGCTGATGTGGTGACGATGGTTCACCGCCATATCCACGGCACGGTGGTCACGATTCACACAGGAAGCACGACGGACACTGGATCGGGTTATCTGAGTCGCAACTACACGAGTCAGTACTCGGATCCCGCCAGTGGCGAAGTTAAGGGAGCTTCCAGCAGCTTTGAAGACACCTTCGTGCCTCTCGGTGCCCAGGGCAGCTGGGTGCTTGAGCGTCGAGCGATCAGTTCCAAAGATTCCGATGGCAAGGACACGCTTCAGGTGTTCGAGTTCAACGATCTGGCTTCACTCTGATGACAGCTCCTGCAAACGCTTCCGACAACTTCGACAGCGTCGTCACCGCGATCAACGGTCCGATCAGTTCCTTCGCCTGGGGATGGCCGACCGTGGGTCTGATTTCGATCACGGGCATTTTGCTCATGGTCGGTCTGCGGTTCATGCCGATCCTGCGTCTTCCCTACGGGGTGCGCATGATGCTGGCCCCCTCTGAACAACAGGCTGAGGGAGATATCAGTTCCTTCCAGGCTCTGATGACATCGCTCGCCGCCACCGTCGGGACTGGAAACATCGCCGGGGTAGCAGGAGCGATCGCCATCGGCGGTCCTGGGGCGATCTTCTGGATGTGGTTGATTGCCTTCTTTGGCATTGCAACCAAATACGCCGAAGCTGTCCTGGCCGTTCACTACCGCGAGGTGGATGAATTGGGTCATCACGTCGGTGGGCCGATGTATTACATCAGCAAAGGTCTTGGACCTCGCTGGGTATGGCTTGGTGGGCTGTTTGCTGTGTTCGGCATGCTGGCCGGTTTCGGCATCGGCAACGGCGTTCAA from the Synechococcus sp. UW179A genome contains:
- a CDS encoding mechanosensitive ion channel family protein; amino-acid sequence: MIIPSYLSLAVLRWLGGFFAVLALRYFFGFLIRRIRRKKHNFSEFIRQLLIGALVPAGLLLTLVWGWDALPDAGQVDEISYAIVSFIAMVLLVRLSNTSLVFFVDSYIRQKQKASFSPEMFAALSPILRVFVWVIALLIYFRQQGLQLGAIFAALAGAGIGVGIAFQRPIQNWADYIIVLFDKPFSFNQLIRVGKVVGRVEQVGVRTTSIRSVSGQLIVMSNSDLLDSTIEHLDDFPRRRIKQIIGVEYGTSPELLELVPGLIETAVNSVSGAEFDRANFISFGDFALKIEYVFYVASSKNSVALGLRHSINIQILRCFGKHNIRFAVLSCPDCVRRLKSEARNGD
- the carB gene encoding carbamoyl-phosphate synthase large subunit; translated protein: MPRRNDLRRILLLGSGPIVIGQACEFDYSGTQACKALRAEGYEVVLVNSNPASIMTDPDMADRTYVEPLTPEVVERVIEQERPDALLPTMGGQTALNLAVTLAENGTLERFGVELIGADLQAIRKAEDRLLFKQAMERIGVKVCPSGIASSLEEAEAVGAAIATYPRIIRPAFTLGGSGGGIAYNPEEFASICKTGLDASPVSQILIEQSLLGWKEFELEVMRDLADNVVIVCSIENLDPMGVHTGDSITVAPAQTLTDREYQRLRDQSIAIIREIGVATGGSNIQFAINPADGDVVVIEMNPRVSRSSALASKATGFPIAKIAARLAVGYTLDEILNDITGKTPACFEPTIDYVVTKVPRFAFEKFRGSPAVLTTAMKSVGEAMAIGRCFEESFQKALRSLETGLAGWGGDRAEPELTAAELDRSLRTPSPERILTVRAAMVAGRTDEQIHDLSRIDPWFLAKLRGLINTESELLNDRQLSDISAADFLRLKQLGYSDRQIAWFTGSDQLEVRQARQELGVRPVFKTVDTCAAEFASTTPYHYSTYERPLSRLDATGTLTVQPPATEVSEDNRPKLMILGGGPNRIGQGIEFDYCCCHASFSAQDRGFATVMLNSNPETVSTDYDSSDRLYFEPLTFEDVLNVIEAERPEGVIVQFGGQTPLKLAMPLLRWLNSPAGQATGTRIWGTSPESIDRAEDREQFEAILRELDIRQPRNGLARSEQEARAVADNVGYPVVVRPSYVLGGRAMEVVHDELELNRYMTEAVQVEPDHPVLIDQYLQNAVEVDVDALCDRDGVVVIGGLMEHIEPAGIHSGDSACCLPSVSLGDEALATIRSWTKALALRLQVQGLINLQFAVQRTASGEERVFIIEANPRASRTVPFVAKATGVPLARIATRLMAGESLADIGLSQEPSAPLQAVKEAVLPFRRFPGADSLLGPEMRSTGEVMGWAPQFGMAYAKAELAAGEALPTKGNVFLSTHDRDKPALVPVAKRLLELGFELTATAGTAATLTEAGLEVQSVLKVHEGRPNIEDLIRSGAVQLVINTPIGRQAAHDDRYLRRAALDYSVPTLTTLAGARSAVQGIEALQSQTFDIHALQDVHR
- a CDS encoding CGLD27 family protein — its product is MASSISCPVPPEQRPQEEFAQFSRSWFFAWPCTAQVSLDRALLISWLLISPITVLVASGSWTLRHDPVRLLLAGGVAALVMPMLLLVRQWLGWTYVHKRLLSEKVEYEESGWYDGQVWEKPVSWRERDLLLAQHEVRPILGRLGRAMALVTGLMLGGASICQAL
- a CDS encoding asparaginase, with translation MSIPSGYRGSARSLSTPPLEVRLRRGSSIESTHRVHAVVCDSRGRVLMKAGQPDFETFIRSALKPFQALPLISSGASETYNCAERGIAISCGSHSGTPGHAREAFRLLWNAELESDHLQCPIPLGRTSPLEHNCSGKHAAFLITARKMGWPIETYLQGDHPLQQEVTRRVAELLGLPPDELVAERDDCGAPTLRLQLDQMALLYAHLGSSAHAQLEQISRAMLAHPELVAGEGRFDTELMRRSHHQVISKGGAEGIQCLSRTGEGLGVAIKVEDGARRAKQAVALHLLRQLDWMTPSGLKELEEQLLILNPGVHLDVEGELRT
- the rsfS gene encoding ribosome silencing factor yields the protein MDSEQLAELAADACDDRKAVDIQLIRVDEVSSLADWMVIAGGQSDVQVRAIARSVEDRIEDEVQRLPLRKEGVNEGRWALLDYGELIVHVLQPGERSYYDLEAFWSHGERRPYLTSRTTDD
- a CDS encoding DUF3386 domain-containing protein, with product MTVTSIPNVAPGSDCRDAFQAAYQNRYTWEPGFSGYKGRCIWEQGDRRVEGRFQIGADLKAKVEGIDDAEVEKAIASQLWEVAIHRVRRPFEQVHGANTFTAGDSTDEGLEVLIGGKGEGDRYRIKADVVTMVHRHIHGTVVTIHTGSTTDTGSGYLSRNYTSQYSDPASGEVKGASSSFEDTFVPLGAQGSWVLERRAISSKDSDGKDTLQVFEFNDLASL
- a CDS encoding DUF3318 domain-containing protein; the protein is MSELQRLKGLLPPEMQSWVFVEAAAAVEPALITLEEIGRDEVEIQVDLDAWDNLALDHRNLLFWHEVGRIQNDTIPRDGWEMAALAIGLGGAIGELWVQDGLLLFMALGLSGFAGYRLYLKNNAEKRLRDAISADERAIDLACRFGYSVPNAYKSLGGALKDLVEKTRKKKKRSFYEDRLEALRKSAGKARAEMAQQQGSRQSVSSENVYG